The Rhodococcus sp. B50 DNA window ACTCACCCGTTCGCCACTAATCCACCCAGCAAGCTGGGCTTCATCGTTCGACTTGCATGTGTTAAGCACGCCGCCAGCGTTCGTCCTGAGCCAGGATCAAACTCTCCGTTGAAGACTCACAATCACCCCCGAAAGGGCAATCAGTCAAAGACATCGAGTCAAATCACTAGCAAAAAAACTCAAACTAGCAAAACACTGAACCACCGCAGACGGAAGAATGCGATGTCCAGCAACAACCACCGAACAAAATTCGATGGCCGCACCAAAAATTATTTGGCACTGACATTCATCGGCACACTGTTGAGTTCTCAAAGAACACGCACACATCATCACGTTCCGGACTGTTGTCCGAACCGCTCTGAGGCAACTGTTCCAGCCTACTTCCTTCTGCTCACGGACGCAAGTCCGTGTTGCTTTCGGAACCAGGGGCGACTCGAAACCTTACCAGAAGGTTCGGAGCCATCACATTCGCAGGCGCCTTCGTCCAACCTCGTTGTCCCGTTCCTTTCGGCCCGGGTCGGTGTCCGTGTCGCTCTGACCTGGAATAAGTTACGCGAACATCTCCGAGAAAACCAAATCGCCTGATCAACGCATGTTTTGGCCTCTCCGATCCCCTTATGAGAGGTACAGGACGACCCGTCCACCGTGGTGCCCGTCGCGTCCGCTCACGGATCGTCCTACTTCTCGAGTAACGTTCACGGTTGAGTTGAGCGAGGAAGGGTGCCGTGACGTCGACGGGGAACATGGTGGGGTTGTTCGCCGGTATCGGCGGGCTGGAGCTCGGACTCGGGCGACACGGTTGGAACACCGAACTCCTCTGCGAGATCGAGCCGGGGGCTCAGGCAGTACTACGCACGCGTTTCCCCGACGTTCCCCTTCATCCGGACGTCACGCGTCTCCGCTCTCTCCCCCGCGATACAGAACTCGTCGCCGCAGGCTTCCCGTGCCAGGACCTCTCCCAGGCGGGTCGCACGGCCGGCATCACGGGATCGAAGTCCGGACTCGTCGACGAGGTGTTCCGTCTCGTCAAACGTAAGAACGGCCCGCGCTGGCTCGTCGTGGAGAACGTTCCCTTCATGCTGCAGCTCGGTCGTGGTGCAGCGATGCGCCACATCACCGACGCGTTCGAGGAACTCGGCTACATGTGGGCCTATCGCGTGGTCGACGCCCGCGCATTCGGCCTTCCCCAGCGCCGGCACCGCGTCCTGATGGTCGCCTCGCGCACAGACGACCCCCGCACCGTGTTGTTCGGCGAGGATGCCGGGATGCCCATTGAGGGCAATCCCGATCTGTTCCCGTGTGGTTTCTACTGGACGGAGGGTGTGCGCGGACTCGGATGGGCGGTCAACGCCGTGCCCACACTGAAGGGCGGCTCGACCCTCGGAATCGCCAGTCCACCGGCCGTGCGACTGCCGTCCGGCGAGATCGTCACCCCCGGCCTGACCGACGCGGAACGACTCCAGGGATTCGACGCCGACTGGACCGCGCCCGCCGTCGAGGCTCCCGGCGTCCGATCCGGACACCGGTGGCGTCTGGTCGGCAATGCGGTCAGCGTCCGGATGGCGTCGTGGGTGGGCCACCGACTGAACAACCCGATCGAGTACAGCTCCGATCACGAGACACCGCTGCGTCCGGGTGACACCTGGCCGACCGCCGCGTGGGGTACGCGTGGGCAGGCGTTCCGCGTGCACGAGTCGCAATGGCCCGTCCAGGCATCCTACGAGGACCTCGGAGACTTCCTCCTCGACGCTCGTCTGCTCTCGGCGCGGGCGACGGCGGGTTTCCTCCGGCGCGCACGGTCCGGCAACCTTCGTTTCCTGCCGGGATTCCTCGAGGACGTCGAGAACCACCTCGAACGCATGGGTGGATTCCCGCGAGTGGCGGCCTGAGCCACGGTGACGGAGTCGCGGTGATGTCGTCGGATCGGCCCGGGACGGATCCGCGTACGAGTGCGCGGATGAGCCGGCAGCGTCGACGCGACACCGTTCCCGAAGTTGCGTTGCGCAGAGAACTGCATCGCCGTGGTCGGCGGTTCTTCGTCGACCGTGCTCCGCTGCCCGGACTGCGACGACGCGCCGACCTGGTCTTTCCTCGTCGCCGGGTCGCGGTCTATGTGGACGGCTGCTTCTGGCACAGTTGCCCGCAGCACGCGACCTACCCGAAGAACAACGCCGAATGGTGGGCGGCCAAGCTGGCGGCCAACGTACAGCGCGACCGGGACACCGACATGCGACTGCAGACCGCGGGGTGGACGGTGGTGCGGGTATGGGAGCACGAGGACCCCGTCGCCGCCGCGACTCGCGTGGAGACTGCTCTGTCGTCGCCCCCGGACACGGACAGAGGCCCGGCGCAGGGATGACCTCCCCGCACCGGCCCCGAGACCTACCCGATCAGCCCTTCGTGAGCTGCGCGTACCGCGCGACGTGCTGCTCGGCGGTACCGAACTCGTACTCGATCGCGGTCAGCCGCTTGAAGTAGTGCCCGACGGCGAGTTCTTCCGTCATGCCCATACCGCCGTGGAGCTGGACGGCGTTCTGGCCGACGAAGCGTGCCGCGCGGCTGATCGTCGCCTTCGCGGCCGAGGATGCCCGCGCCCGCGTGGCATCGTCGCTGTCGAGATGGAGAACGGCCAGATAGGCGGCGGCGACCGCCTGCTCGACCTCCATGTACATGTCGACCATGCGGTGCTGGAGCGCCTGGAAGCTGCCGATGGACTGACCGAACTGCTGACGTTGCTTCGCGTACTCGACCGTGTCGGCGAGCACCTTGCGCATGAGACCCACCGCTTCGGCCGAGACGGCGGCGATCGCCTCGTCGATGCCGCGGGAGATGGACGGCCATGCGCCGCCCTCCTCGCCGAGCAACGAGCCGGCGGGCAGTCGCAGACCCGAGAAGACCAGGTCGGCAGCGCGTCGATCGTCGATCGTGCGGTAGGAGTGGATCTCCACACCGGCCGGCGGGTCTGCGGGATCGAAGTCGACGAGGAACAGCGAGATCCCGTCGGTGTCGGTGCGCTCGCCCGACGTGCGGGCGGTCACGAGCAGGTGCGTCGCCAGCGGAGCGCTGGTGACGACGGTCTTCTCCCCGTCGAGGACCCACTCGTCGCCTTCGCGACGCGCAGTGGTGGACACGTCGTGGAAGACGTACCCGGAGGTGGGCTCCGTCGCGGCGAAGGCCGTGACGGCCTCTCCGGCAGCGATCGCCTCGAGGACGGACCGGGCTCGATCGACCCCCGCGCGACCGAGCAGTCCGCCCCCGAGGACGACCGTGTCGACGTACGGCTCGACGACGAGTGCATGTCCGAGTGCTTCGGACACCACCATCAGTTCGACCGGTCCGCCGCCCATTCCCCCCACATCTTCCGGAAGCGTCGCCCCGAGGATTCCGAGATCCTCGGCAAATGCTCGCCACACCTCCGGTTGCCAACCTTCACCGGTGGTCGCGACCTTCCGGCTTTGCGCCAGGTCGTAGCGACCGGCGAGGAACTTGGTGACCGAATCACGAAGGAGCTCCTGCTCCTTGCTCAAACCGAAGTCCATCAGAGCCCCAATGCTGCTTTTGCGAGAATGTTTCGCTGGATCTCGTTGCTGCCGGCGTAGATCGACCCGGCACGGTCGTTGAAGTAACGCAGCGGCGCGACGGCCTGCCATTCCTCACCGCTGACATACTCGTCGGCGGGCGGAACGTAGTCGGCCACCGGGCCACCGGGCGCGGTGATGTGCGGCTGGTAGACCCGGCCGCGCGGACCTGCCGCTTCGAGCGTCAGCTGGGTGATCGTCTGGCTGAGTTCGGTGCCGAGAATCTTCAGCATCGACGAGGCGGGACCGGGATCCTTGCCCGCGGAGAGTGCTGCGAGAGTGCGGTATTCGAGGATCTCGAGCACTTCCGTGCGGATCCGTGCCTCGGCGAGCTTGGCGGAGAACGCCGGGTCGTCGATGAGTGTGCCGCCGGCCGGGCCGGGCTGTTCGGCCGCCGCTGCGGCGACCCGCTCGGCCATCACCTGCAGCGCGGGGGCTGCTGCGGCGCCCCCACGCTCGAAGATGAGCAGGTACTTCGCGACGGTCCAGCCGTCGTCGATCTTTCCGAGCACGTTCTTCTTCGGGACGCGCACCCCGTCGAAGAAGACCTGGTTCTGCACTTCCTCACCGGAAGTCATGACCAGAGGCCGGATTTCGATACCCGGCGTGGTCATGTCGATGAGCAGGAAGGTGATGCCCTGCTGCTTGCGCCCGGTCTTCGACGTGCGCACGAGCGCGAACATCCAGTTCGCCTCGGTGGCGTGCGTGGTCCAGATCTTGCTGCCGGTGACGATCAGGTCGTCGCCGTCGTCGACCGCCGCCATGCTGAGCGAGGCGAGGTCGGATCCGGCCTCGGGCTCGGAGTAGCCCTGGCAGAAGAAGACCTCGCCGGTGAGGATCCGGGGCAGGAAGAAGTTCTTCTGCTCCTCGGTGCCGTACGCGACGATCGCGTGGGCCACCATCCGGATAC harbors:
- a CDS encoding DNA cytosine methyltransferase — protein: MVGLFAGIGGLELGLGRHGWNTELLCEIEPGAQAVLRTRFPDVPLHPDVTRLRSLPRDTELVAAGFPCQDLSQAGRTAGITGSKSGLVDEVFRLVKRKNGPRWLVVENVPFMLQLGRGAAMRHITDAFEELGYMWAYRVVDARAFGLPQRRHRVLMVASRTDDPRTVLFGEDAGMPIEGNPDLFPCGFYWTEGVRGLGWAVNAVPTLKGGSTLGIASPPAVRLPSGEIVTPGLTDAERLQGFDADWTAPAVEAPGVRSGHRWRLVGNAVSVRMASWVGHRLNNPIEYSSDHETPLRPGDTWPTAAWGTRGQAFRVHESQWPVQASYEDLGDFLLDARLLSARATAGFLRRARSGNLRFLPGFLEDVENHLERMGGFPRVAA
- a CDS encoding very short patch repair endonuclease — protein: MSSDRPGTDPRTSARMSRQRRRDTVPEVALRRELHRRGRRFFVDRAPLPGLRRRADLVFPRRRVAVYVDGCFWHSCPQHATYPKNNAEWWAAKLAANVQRDRDTDMRLQTAGWTVVRVWEHEDPVAAATRVETALSSPPDTDRGPAQG
- a CDS encoding acyl-CoA dehydrogenase family protein; translation: MDFGLSKEQELLRDSVTKFLAGRYDLAQSRKVATTGEGWQPEVWRAFAEDLGILGATLPEDVGGMGGGPVELMVVSEALGHALVVEPYVDTVVLGGGLLGRAGVDRARSVLEAIAAGEAVTAFAATEPTSGYVFHDVSTTARREGDEWVLDGEKTVVTSAPLATHLLVTARTSGERTDTDGISLFLVDFDPADPPAGVEIHSYRTIDDRRAADLVFSGLRLPAGSLLGEEGGAWPSISRGIDEAIAAVSAEAVGLMRKVLADTVEYAKQRQQFGQSIGSFQALQHRMVDMYMEVEQAVAAAYLAVLHLDSDDATRARASSAAKATISRAARFVGQNAVQLHGGMGMTEELAVGHYFKRLTAIEYEFGTAEQHVARYAQLTKG
- a CDS encoding acyl-CoA dehydrogenase family protein, with the protein product MELAWSEADAAFRDEVRSFLDEKLTPELRRAGRLATSVYSDHEASMEWQRILHERGWAAPAWPVEYGGCDWTQTQHYIFSRESILAGAPSLSPMGIRMVAHAIVAYGTEEQKNFFLPRILTGEVFFCQGYSEPEAGSDLASLSMAAVDDGDDLIVTGSKIWTTHATEANWMFALVRTSKTGRKQQGITFLLIDMTTPGIEIRPLVMTSGEEVQNQVFFDGVRVPKKNVLGKIDDGWTVAKYLLIFERGGAAAAPALQVMAERVAAAAAEQPGPAGGTLIDDPAFSAKLAEARIRTEVLEILEYRTLAALSAGKDPGPASSMLKILGTELSQTITQLTLEAAGPRGRVYQPHITAPGGPVADYVPPADEYVSGEEWQAVAPLRYFNDRAGSIYAGSNEIQRNILAKAALGL